In Struthio camelus isolate bStrCam1 chromosome 22, bStrCam1.hap1, whole genome shotgun sequence, one DNA window encodes the following:
- the PIH1D2 gene encoding PIH1 domain-containing protein 2 isoform X1: MATAGEMAARAAQLWSLLDELAESEPQAYRRFLRQQHAEARRLCAPPQPRLCLRARPALRLGVLQGAAGRPLFVNVCGWSRVPAPRAPADPVPVSAGALQEVAEAAELYSIIDVAYNPDVLQRAEENTEKMEHLIRLTLKFVEERCSLTLSCSYNIETFKLKGSLERMQQSLKGKQMPTAPLTHNTRNELTLDQLLHSMEAEDCTRDSVLLEESVQQSKVPLIEEIASTELPEELSTPLYEMLTVKDANKKPLKLELKIKLPEVSSVSECDLSISKDDVIIEVPEKYKLQLDLPALVDEDATTAVFNKGKGVLLITMPVVKPEL, from the exons ATGGCGACGGCAGGGGAGatggcggcgcgggcggcgcagcTGTGGTCGCTGCTGGACGAGCTGGCGGAGAGCGAGCCGCAGGCCTACCGCCGCTTCCTGCGGCAGCAGCACGCCGAGGCGCGGCGGCTCTgcgccccgccgcagccgcgcCTCTGCCTGCGGGCCCGCCCGGCG CTGCGGCTCGGTGTGTTGCAGGGCGCTGCCGGCAGGCCGCTGTTCGTCAACGTCTGCGGCTGGAGCCGGGTcccggcgccgcgggcccccGCCGACCCCGTGCCCGTCAGCGCCGGGGCCCTGCAGGAGGTGGCGGAGGCGGCAG AACTCTACAGCATTATAGACGTGGCATATAACCCAGATGTTCTTcagagagcagaagaaaacacagaaaaaatggaACACTTGATCCGTTTGACACTTAAATTTGTTGAGGAACGATGCAGCCTTACTCTTTCATGCTCCTACAATATCGAAACATTTAAACTGAAAGGAAGCCTGGAAAGGATGCAGCAAAGCCTGAAAGGAAAGCAGATGCCAACTGCACCTCTCACCCACAACACCAGGAATG AATTGACTCTTGATCAGTTGCTACATAGCATGGAAGCAGAGGACTGCACCCGTGATTCTGTGCTGCTGGAAGAAAGTGTTCAACAGTCCAAAGTGCCTCTGATAGAGGAAATTGCCAGTACGGAATTGCCAGAGGAGCTAAGTACACCTCTCTATGAAATGCTCACTGTGAAGGATGCAAACAAGAAACCACTAAAGCTTGAGCTGAAAATCAAATTGCCTGAGGTTAGCTCTGTTTCTGAGTGTGATCTGAGTATTTCAAAG GATGATGTTATCATTGAGGTCCCTGAAAAATACAAACTGCAACTGGATCTACCAGCATTGGTAGATGAAGACGCAACTACAGCAGTATTTAATAAAGGAAAAGGGGTATTGCTCATCACAATGCCAGTTGTCAAGCCAGAACTTTAA
- the NKAPD1 gene encoding uncharacterized protein NKAPD1 isoform X1 — protein MSRVPVGKVLLRNVIRHTGAHNKIQEESEMWKIREWEKQTEETYWRKQSRMLSDTSSSRMRSDGFDEESHRADWRAKTSQFLDPIEDDFRARSWNKKLYECEANMPDRWGHSGYKELYPEEFDTDSDQQEGDEQNAVNGKKKSHLGKQPARDSHKRKKTKKSHRKKQKKRSHKKRKKKKKEQARTSSDSSQESECSEETSGTRKGKHKRKKKTRKVPARKPASSSGQESDFSHASSSTTSSSEDSESEEKKEKCPPKKRKKRHNSVSERNSEVPEKRSKRKNWKVAADEKSEDSSDED, from the exons atgTCGCGGGTGCCGGTGGGGAAGGTGCTGCTGCGGAACGTCATCCGCCACACGGGCGCGCACAACAAG ATTCAGGAAGAGTCAGAAATGTGGAAAATACGGGAGTGGGAGAAGCAGACAGAAGAGACTTACtggagaaagcaaagcagaatgcTGTCTGACACCTCCAG CAGTCGGATGCGCAGCGATGGCTTCGATGAGGAGAGCCACAGGGCCGACTGGAGGGCAAAGACCTCGCAGTTTCTTGACCCAATCGAAGATGATTTTAGGGCACGGTCCTGGAATAAAAAGCTCTATGAATGCGAAGCCAACATGCCGGACAG ATGGGGTCACAGTGGCTATAAAGAGTTATACCCTGAAGAATTTGATACAGATAG CGATCAGCAAGAAGGAGATGAACAAAATGCTGTCAATGGCAAGAAGAAATCTCATCTGGGAAAGCAACCTGCCCGTGATTCGCACAAacggaaaaaaacaaagaaatcacacaggaaaaagcaaaaaaaacgaTCACACAAAAAgcgaaagaaaaagaaaaaggagcaggcAAGAACATCATCCGATTCTTCCCAGGAGAGTGAGTGCTCAGAAGAGACTTCAGGTACCCGCAAAGGGAAACACAAGCGCAAGAAAAAGACCAGGAAAGTGCCTGCCAGGAAACCTGCCTCTTCTTCTGGGCAGGAAAGTGACTTTTCCCATGCAAGCAGCTCAACCACCAGCAGCTCTGAGGACAGTgaatctgaggagaaaaaagagaaatgtccccccaaaaagagaaagaaacgtCATAATTCTGTGTCGGAGAGGAACAGTGAAGTACCAgagaagaggagcaagaggaagaaCTGGAAAGTGGCAGCTGACGAGAAATCAGAGGATAGCTCAGATGAGGACTGA
- the NKAPD1 gene encoding uncharacterized protein NKAPD1 isoform X2, which produces MWKIREWEKQTEETYWRKQSRMLSDTSSSRMRSDGFDEESHRADWRAKTSQFLDPIEDDFRARSWNKKLYECEANMPDRWGHSGYKELYPEEFDTDSDQQEGDEQNAVNGKKKSHLGKQPARDSHKRKKTKKSHRKKQKKRSHKKRKKKKKEQARTSSDSSQESECSEETSGTRKGKHKRKKKTRKVPARKPASSSGQESDFSHASSSTTSSSEDSESEEKKEKCPPKKRKKRHNSVSERNSEVPEKRSKRKNWKVAADEKSEDSSDED; this is translated from the exons ATGTGGAAAATACGGGAGTGGGAGAAGCAGACAGAAGAGACTTACtggagaaagcaaagcagaatgcTGTCTGACACCTCCAG CAGTCGGATGCGCAGCGATGGCTTCGATGAGGAGAGCCACAGGGCCGACTGGAGGGCAAAGACCTCGCAGTTTCTTGACCCAATCGAAGATGATTTTAGGGCACGGTCCTGGAATAAAAAGCTCTATGAATGCGAAGCCAACATGCCGGACAG ATGGGGTCACAGTGGCTATAAAGAGTTATACCCTGAAGAATTTGATACAGATAG CGATCAGCAAGAAGGAGATGAACAAAATGCTGTCAATGGCAAGAAGAAATCTCATCTGGGAAAGCAACCTGCCCGTGATTCGCACAAacggaaaaaaacaaagaaatcacacaggaaaaagcaaaaaaaacgaTCACACAAAAAgcgaaagaaaaagaaaaaggagcaggcAAGAACATCATCCGATTCTTCCCAGGAGAGTGAGTGCTCAGAAGAGACTTCAGGTACCCGCAAAGGGAAACACAAGCGCAAGAAAAAGACCAGGAAAGTGCCTGCCAGGAAACCTGCCTCTTCTTCTGGGCAGGAAAGTGACTTTTCCCATGCAAGCAGCTCAACCACCAGCAGCTCTGAGGACAGTgaatctgaggagaaaaaagagaaatgtccccccaaaaagagaaagaaacgtCATAATTCTGTGTCGGAGAGGAACAGTGAAGTACCAgagaagaggagcaagaggaagaaCTGGAAAGTGGCAGCTGACGAGAAATCAGAGGATAGCTCAGATGAGGACTGA
- the PIH1D2 gene encoding PIH1 domain-containing protein 2 isoform X2 has protein sequence MATAGEMAARAAQLWSLLDELAESEPQAYRRFLRQQHAEARRLCAPPQPRLCLRARPAGAAGRPLFVNVCGWSRVPAPRAPADPVPVSAGALQEVAEAAELYSIIDVAYNPDVLQRAEENTEKMEHLIRLTLKFVEERCSLTLSCSYNIETFKLKGSLERMQQSLKGKQMPTAPLTHNTRNELTLDQLLHSMEAEDCTRDSVLLEESVQQSKVPLIEEIASTELPEELSTPLYEMLTVKDANKKPLKLELKIKLPEVSSVSECDLSISKDDVIIEVPEKYKLQLDLPALVDEDATTAVFNKGKGVLLITMPVVKPEL, from the exons ATGGCGACGGCAGGGGAGatggcggcgcgggcggcgcagcTGTGGTCGCTGCTGGACGAGCTGGCGGAGAGCGAGCCGCAGGCCTACCGCCGCTTCCTGCGGCAGCAGCACGCCGAGGCGCGGCGGCTCTgcgccccgccgcagccgcgcCTCTGCCTGCGGGCCCGCCCGGCG GGCGCTGCCGGCAGGCCGCTGTTCGTCAACGTCTGCGGCTGGAGCCGGGTcccggcgccgcgggcccccGCCGACCCCGTGCCCGTCAGCGCCGGGGCCCTGCAGGAGGTGGCGGAGGCGGCAG AACTCTACAGCATTATAGACGTGGCATATAACCCAGATGTTCTTcagagagcagaagaaaacacagaaaaaatggaACACTTGATCCGTTTGACACTTAAATTTGTTGAGGAACGATGCAGCCTTACTCTTTCATGCTCCTACAATATCGAAACATTTAAACTGAAAGGAAGCCTGGAAAGGATGCAGCAAAGCCTGAAAGGAAAGCAGATGCCAACTGCACCTCTCACCCACAACACCAGGAATG AATTGACTCTTGATCAGTTGCTACATAGCATGGAAGCAGAGGACTGCACCCGTGATTCTGTGCTGCTGGAAGAAAGTGTTCAACAGTCCAAAGTGCCTCTGATAGAGGAAATTGCCAGTACGGAATTGCCAGAGGAGCTAAGTACACCTCTCTATGAAATGCTCACTGTGAAGGATGCAAACAAGAAACCACTAAAGCTTGAGCTGAAAATCAAATTGCCTGAGGTTAGCTCTGTTTCTGAGTGTGATCTGAGTATTTCAAAG GATGATGTTATCATTGAGGTCCCTGAAAAATACAAACTGCAACTGGATCTACCAGCATTGGTAGATGAAGACGCAACTACAGCAGTATTTAATAAAGGAAAAGGGGTATTGCTCATCACAATGCCAGTTGTCAAGCCAGAACTTTAA
- the NKAPD1 gene encoding uncharacterized protein NKAPD1 isoform X3: protein MRSDGFDEESHRADWRAKTSQFLDPIEDDFRARSWNKKLYECEANMPDRWGHSGYKELYPEEFDTDSDQQEGDEQNAVNGKKKSHLGKQPARDSHKRKKTKKSHRKKQKKRSHKKRKKKKKEQARTSSDSSQESECSEETSGTRKGKHKRKKKTRKVPARKPASSSGQESDFSHASSSTTSSSEDSESEEKKEKCPPKKRKKRHNSVSERNSEVPEKRSKRKNWKVAADEKSEDSSDED from the exons ATGCGCAGCGATGGCTTCGATGAGGAGAGCCACAGGGCCGACTGGAGGGCAAAGACCTCGCAGTTTCTTGACCCAATCGAAGATGATTTTAGGGCACGGTCCTGGAATAAAAAGCTCTATGAATGCGAAGCCAACATGCCGGACAG ATGGGGTCACAGTGGCTATAAAGAGTTATACCCTGAAGAATTTGATACAGATAG CGATCAGCAAGAAGGAGATGAACAAAATGCTGTCAATGGCAAGAAGAAATCTCATCTGGGAAAGCAACCTGCCCGTGATTCGCACAAacggaaaaaaacaaagaaatcacacaggaaaaagcaaaaaaaacgaTCACACAAAAAgcgaaagaaaaagaaaaaggagcaggcAAGAACATCATCCGATTCTTCCCAGGAGAGTGAGTGCTCAGAAGAGACTTCAGGTACCCGCAAAGGGAAACACAAGCGCAAGAAAAAGACCAGGAAAGTGCCTGCCAGGAAACCTGCCTCTTCTTCTGGGCAGGAAAGTGACTTTTCCCATGCAAGCAGCTCAACCACCAGCAGCTCTGAGGACAGTgaatctgaggagaaaaaagagaaatgtccccccaaaaagagaaagaaacgtCATAATTCTGTGTCGGAGAGGAACAGTGAAGTACCAgagaagaggagcaagaggaagaaCTGGAAAGTGGCAGCTGACGAGAAATCAGAGGATAGCTCAGATGAGGACTGA
- the DLAT gene encoding dihydrolipoyllysine-residue acetyltransferase component of pyruvate dehydrogenase complex, mitochondrial isoform X1, with the protein MWRVLARRVARAAPGVAAGPTRGCRAFGGAAGAALAGRGPARGGGLGPTARPGGRLLPPPPAWPRFVPRRCCSLPAHQKVALPALSPTMQMGTIARWEKKEGDKISEGELIAEVETDKATVGFESIEECYLAKILVPEGTRDVPIGAIICITVEKPEHVDAFKNYTLDSAASAPPAATVPPPPTAAPSPPPQPSPQAPGSSYPPHMQVTLPALSPTMTMGTVQRWEKKVGEKLNEGDLLAEIETDKATIGFEVQEEGYLAKILVPEGTRDVPLGTALCIIVEKESDIPAFADYRETGVVDLKPQAAAAAAPPPVMATPAVPPPPQPAAPPTPAFAAGVPSPQKGRILVSPLAKKLAAEKGIDLAQVKGTGPDGRITKKDVESFVPPKVAPAPAVEAVPAVAAVAAAPVGTFTDIPVSNIRRVIAQRLMQSKQTIPHYYLSIDVNMGEVLVLRKELNQVVSDNIKLSVNDFIIKASALACLKVPEANSSWMDTVIRQNHVVDVSVAVSTPAGLITPIVFNAHIKGLASISKDVLSLATKAREGKLQPHEFQGGTFTVSNLGMYGIKNFSAIINPPQACILAVGSSEKRLVPADNEKGFGVASVMSVTLSCDHRVVDGAVGAQWLVEFKNFLEKPVTMLL; encoded by the exons ATGTGGCGAGTGTTGGCGCGGCGCGTggcccgggcggcgccgggggtcGCCGCCGGCCCTACGCGGGGCTGCCGGGCGTTtggtggggcggcgggggccgcgttAGCCGGCCGGGGcccagcgcggggcggcgggctcggccccacggcccggcccggggggcggctgctgccgccgccgcccgcctggccTCGCTTCGTGCCCCgccgctgctgcagcctcccggcgcacCAGAAG gtgGCCCTGCCGGCGTTGTCCCCCACGATGCAGATGGGCACCATTGCACGCTGGGAGAAGAAGGAGGGTGACAAGATCAGCGAAGGGGAGCTGATAGCGGAG GTGGAGACAGACAAAGCAACAGTTGGCTTTGAGAGCATAGAGGAATGTTACTTAGCCAAGATCCTGGTGCCAGAAGGAACAAGGGACGTTCCTATTGGGGCCATAATATGTATCACAGTTGAAAA GCCTGAACATGTTGATGCCTTTAAAAATTACACGCTGGATTCTGCAGcatctgctcctcctgcagcaacAGTGCCTCCCCCCCCAACTGCAGCTCCCTCGCCACCACCTCAGCCTTCTCCTCAGGCTCCTGGCAGCTCTTACCCTCCTCACATGCAG GTCACTCTCCCTGCACTGTCACCTACCATGACAATGGGCACAGTGCAGAGATGGGAGAAGAAGGTTGGGGAGAAACTGAATGAAGGAGACTTACTGGCAGAAATTGAGACGGACAAAGCCACAATAG gctTTGAAGTGCAGGAAGAAGGCTACTTGGCAAAAATCTTGGTGCCTGAAGGAACAAGGGATGTGCCACTAGGAACAGCCCTCTGCATTATTGTGGAGAAAGAGTCTGATATTCCAGCCTTTGCTGACTACCGGGAGACTGGAGTAGTTGACCTGAAGccgcaagctgctgctgctgctgctcctccaccG GTGATGGCAACTcctgctgttcctcctcctccgcagcCTGCTGCCCCTCCCACTCCAGCCTTCGCTGCAGGTGTGCCTTCTCCCCAGAAAGGAAGGATCCTAGTTAGTCCCCTGGCAAAGAAACtggcagcagaaaaaggaattgaCCTCGCCCAGGTGAAAG GTACCGGACCGGATGGTAGAATCACAAAGAAAGATGTGGAGTCATTTGTGCCACCAAAGGTTGCTCCA GCCCCAGCAGTAGAGGCAGTACCTGCAGTTGCTGCAGTTGCAGCAGCGCCAGTGGGGACTTTCACAGATATCCCTGTCAGCAACATTCGGAGG GTCATTGCTCAGCGGCTGATGCAGTCTAAACAAACAATACCTCACTATTACCTGTCTATCGACGTAAACATGGGAGAAGTGCTGGTGCTAAGAAAAGAACTCAATCAG GTGGTCTCGGATAACATTAAGCTCTCTGTCAATGACTTCATAATTAAAGCTTCGGCTCTGGCATGCTTGAAGGTGCCCGAGGCGAATTCTTCATGGATGGACACAGTTATTAGGCA AAATCACGTAGTAGATGTTAGCGTTGCAGTGAGTACTCCTGCAGGGCTTATAACGCCTATTGTGTTTAACGCACATATAAAGGGCCTGGCTTCCATTAGTAAGGATGTTCTTTCTTTGGCAACTAAAGCCCGAGAAGGTAAACTTCAGCCACACGAATTCCAG GGTGGCACTTTCACGGTTTCCAATTTAGGAATGTATGGAATTAAGAATTTCTCTGCCATAATCAATCCACCTCAAGCGTGCATCCTTGCAGTTGGTTCCTCAGAGAAAAGGCTGGTGCCAGCAGATAATGAGAAGGG aTTTGGTGTGGCCAGTGTGATGTCCGTTACACTTAGCTGTGACCATCGTGTTGTGGATGGAGCAGTTGGAGCGCAGTGGCTTGTCGAATTCAAGAATTTCCTTGAAAAGCCTGTCACCATGCTGCTATAA
- the DLAT gene encoding dihydrolipoyllysine-residue acetyltransferase component of pyruvate dehydrogenase complex, mitochondrial isoform X2 has protein sequence MQMGTIARWEKKEGDKISEGELIAEVETDKATVGFESIEECYLAKILVPEGTRDVPIGAIICITVEKPEHVDAFKNYTLDSAASAPPAATVPPPPTAAPSPPPQPSPQAPGSSYPPHMQVTLPALSPTMTMGTVQRWEKKVGEKLNEGDLLAEIETDKATIGFEVQEEGYLAKILVPEGTRDVPLGTALCIIVEKESDIPAFADYRETGVVDLKPQAAAAAAPPPVMATPAVPPPPQPAAPPTPAFAAGVPSPQKGRILVSPLAKKLAAEKGIDLAQVKGTGPDGRITKKDVESFVPPKVAPAPAVEAVPAVAAVAAAPVGTFTDIPVSNIRRVIAQRLMQSKQTIPHYYLSIDVNMGEVLVLRKELNQVVSDNIKLSVNDFIIKASALACLKVPEANSSWMDTVIRQNHVVDVSVAVSTPAGLITPIVFNAHIKGLASISKDVLSLATKAREGKLQPHEFQGGTFTVSNLGMYGIKNFSAIINPPQACILAVGSSEKRLVPADNEKGFGVASVMSVTLSCDHRVVDGAVGAQWLVEFKNFLEKPVTMLL, from the exons ATGCAGATGGGCACCATTGCACGCTGGGAGAAGAAGGAGGGTGACAAGATCAGCGAAGGGGAGCTGATAGCGGAG GTGGAGACAGACAAAGCAACAGTTGGCTTTGAGAGCATAGAGGAATGTTACTTAGCCAAGATCCTGGTGCCAGAAGGAACAAGGGACGTTCCTATTGGGGCCATAATATGTATCACAGTTGAAAA GCCTGAACATGTTGATGCCTTTAAAAATTACACGCTGGATTCTGCAGcatctgctcctcctgcagcaacAGTGCCTCCCCCCCCAACTGCAGCTCCCTCGCCACCACCTCAGCCTTCTCCTCAGGCTCCTGGCAGCTCTTACCCTCCTCACATGCAG GTCACTCTCCCTGCACTGTCACCTACCATGACAATGGGCACAGTGCAGAGATGGGAGAAGAAGGTTGGGGAGAAACTGAATGAAGGAGACTTACTGGCAGAAATTGAGACGGACAAAGCCACAATAG gctTTGAAGTGCAGGAAGAAGGCTACTTGGCAAAAATCTTGGTGCCTGAAGGAACAAGGGATGTGCCACTAGGAACAGCCCTCTGCATTATTGTGGAGAAAGAGTCTGATATTCCAGCCTTTGCTGACTACCGGGAGACTGGAGTAGTTGACCTGAAGccgcaagctgctgctgctgctgctcctccaccG GTGATGGCAACTcctgctgttcctcctcctccgcagcCTGCTGCCCCTCCCACTCCAGCCTTCGCTGCAGGTGTGCCTTCTCCCCAGAAAGGAAGGATCCTAGTTAGTCCCCTGGCAAAGAAACtggcagcagaaaaaggaattgaCCTCGCCCAGGTGAAAG GTACCGGACCGGATGGTAGAATCACAAAGAAAGATGTGGAGTCATTTGTGCCACCAAAGGTTGCTCCA GCCCCAGCAGTAGAGGCAGTACCTGCAGTTGCTGCAGTTGCAGCAGCGCCAGTGGGGACTTTCACAGATATCCCTGTCAGCAACATTCGGAGG GTCATTGCTCAGCGGCTGATGCAGTCTAAACAAACAATACCTCACTATTACCTGTCTATCGACGTAAACATGGGAGAAGTGCTGGTGCTAAGAAAAGAACTCAATCAG GTGGTCTCGGATAACATTAAGCTCTCTGTCAATGACTTCATAATTAAAGCTTCGGCTCTGGCATGCTTGAAGGTGCCCGAGGCGAATTCTTCATGGATGGACACAGTTATTAGGCA AAATCACGTAGTAGATGTTAGCGTTGCAGTGAGTACTCCTGCAGGGCTTATAACGCCTATTGTGTTTAACGCACATATAAAGGGCCTGGCTTCCATTAGTAAGGATGTTCTTTCTTTGGCAACTAAAGCCCGAGAAGGTAAACTTCAGCCACACGAATTCCAG GGTGGCACTTTCACGGTTTCCAATTTAGGAATGTATGGAATTAAGAATTTCTCTGCCATAATCAATCCACCTCAAGCGTGCATCCTTGCAGTTGGTTCCTCAGAGAAAAGGCTGGTGCCAGCAGATAATGAGAAGGG aTTTGGTGTGGCCAGTGTGATGTCCGTTACACTTAGCTGTGACCATCGTGTTGTGGATGGAGCAGTTGGAGCGCAGTGGCTTGTCGAATTCAAGAATTTCCTTGAAAAGCCTGTCACCATGCTGCTATAA